Proteins encoded together in one Xiphophorus maculatus strain JP 163 A chromosome 13, X_maculatus-5.0-male, whole genome shotgun sequence window:
- the LOC111610391 gene encoding uncharacterized protein LOC111610391: MEGLFWIFMFLCVAGCHQSSPSHVPHDPLVVVRGQNVSLTCNITPSCDITWYLLSSDQLLPLLKVSQTKLKIKKDIIDSYSSRITWTGNLSSGLIRLEIQAVEEQDAGLYFCSGLCEAKVCVSRGIPLKLNGVDGDTAGRKTRQPCWSLGICVLPGLLGLCSFLMIGLYLCSGKLGPCCCNPGRQHSLRITEEDSLHYSSLRHPDKPRPSVKTRPRLAEDLVTYSTVTTRKNLNG; the protein is encoded by the exons ATGGAAGGTCTCTTTTggattttcatgtttcttt GTGTTGCAGGATGTCACCAGTCATCTCCCTCCCATGTTCCCCATGACCCACTGGTGGTCGTCAGGGGACAGAATGTCTCTCTGACCTGCAACATTACGCCCAGCTGTGATATCACCTGGTACCTGCTGAGTTCAGACCAGCTGTTGCCACTGCTTAAAGTCTCACAGACTAAACTCAAAATCAAAAAAGACATAATTGATTCTTACTCCAGTCGCATTACATGGACAGGAAACCTGAGTAGTGGGCTGATCAGACTGGAGATCCAGGCTGTGGAGGAGCAAGATGCTGGGCTGTATTTTTGTTCTGGGCTTTGTGAAGCTAAGGTGTGTGTAAGCAGAGGAATTCCCTTGAAACTTAATG GAGTTGATGGGGACACTGCTGGAAGAAAAACTCGCCAACCTTGTTGGAGTCTGGGGATCTGTGTCCTTCCGGGTTTACTCGGCCTCTGTTCCTTTCTGATGATTGGACTCTACCTGTGCTCAG GTAAACTGGGTCCTTGCTGTTGTAATCCAGGGAGACAGCATTCTTTGAGGATCACAGAG GAAGATTCTTTACATTACTCCAGTCTGAGGCATCCAGATAAGCCCCGCCCGTCTGTCAAGACCAGACCTAGATTGGCAGAAGACCTGGTCACATATTCTACAGTGACCACTCGCAAAAACTTAAATGGATAA
- the rps18 gene encoding 40S ribosomal protein S18: MSLVIPEKFQHILRVLNTNIDGRRKIAFAITAIKGVGRRYAHVVLRKADIDLNKRAGELTEEEVERVVTIMQNPRQYKIPDWFLNRQKDVKDGKYSQVLANGLDNKLREDLERLKKIRAHRGLRHFWGLRVRGQHTKTTGRRGRTVGVSKKK; the protein is encoded by the exons ATG TCTTTGGTCATCCCTGAGAAGTTCCAGCACATTCTTCGTGTTCTCAACACGAACATTGATGGTAGGAGGAAGATCGCCTTCGCCATTACGGCCATCAAG GGTGTAGGCAGACGTTACGCTCATGTCGTCCTAAGGAAAGCTGACATTGACCTCAACAAGAGGGCTGGAGAGCTCACTGAGGAGGAG gttGAGCGGGTAGTGACTATCATGCAGAACCCTCGTCAGTACAAAATCCCAGACTGGTTCCTTAACAGGCAAAAGGACGTCAAGGATGGCAAATACAGCCAA GTCCTCGCCAACGGTTTGGACAACAAGCTGAGAGAAGATTTGGAGAGACTGAAGAAGATCAGGGCTCATCGTGGTCTCAGACACTTCTGGGG TCTCCGCGTGCGCGGTCAGCACACCAAGACCACCGGCCGTCGTGGTCGCACTGTCGGTGTGTCCAAGAAGAAGTAA
- the LOC111610389 gene encoding uncharacterized protein LOC111610389 encodes MLRFMIFCHVWFLIHDVIDGVENSTDLQAKSFEFLASLSPSEVIRFSVLEGHHVCLPCGGFAGSNVIWTHQNQRVLVTRQSSYQTNHYRQHYVLLSDGGLCMLKLEDSDSGEYECNQRLVAELQVLTGHDFTVSTGRTLLLPCRGSSKSKHRWFRQREGEKEEVIFTRFRNGTGKAEIDGSRLSYVNGALQIADLQPGDAGAYICNRVLQAKLTFLEEHLVPASIPSSTTIRTVSAVSVVFETQNPPKKRPENALLLVAVIGLGLMVVLIALVCIFLTSMKSRKRRRHRYAAKRQEETELQLWMTYNSQTEYEVFKRPSLQDDTIHYASLSRQIWSQRPSWSPPDQSSSNVIYSSVITRPAAKHAFS; translated from the exons ATGCTCAGGTTTATGATTTTCTGTCATGTCTGGTTTCTGATCCATGATGTGATCGACGGTGTTGAAAACTCCACAG ATCTTCAGGCTAAGAGCTTCGAGTTTTTGGCCAGTCTCTCTCCATCAGAAGTGATCCGGTTTTCAGTATTGGAGGGTCATCATGTGTGCTTGCCATGTGGGGGGTTTGCCGGCTCCAATGtgatctggactcatcagaacCAGAGGGTCCTGGTGACCCGGCAGAGCAGCTACCAGACCAACCACTACCGTCAGCATTATGTTCTGTTGAGTGATGGTGGTCTCTGCATGCTGAAGCTCGAGGATTCAGACAGTGGAGAGTATGAGTGCAACCAACGGCTGGTGGCTGAGCTGCAGGTGCTTACAG GACATGACTTCACTGTATCTACAGGCAGGACGCTTCTGCTTCCCTGCAGAGGCTCCTCTAAGTCTAAACACAGGTGGTTTAGACAGAGAGAaggggagaaggaggaggtCATCTTCACCCGTTTCAGAAATGGCACAGGGAAAGCAGAAATAGACGGGAGTCGCCTGAGCTACGTAAATGGCGCACTGCAGATCGCAGACCTGCAGCCAGGGGACGCTGGAGCGTATATCTGCAACAGAGTTCTGCAGGCAAAACTCACCTTCCTGGAAG AGCATCTTGTGCCAGCCAGCATCCCATCATCTACCACAATAAGAACAGTCTCAGCTGTGTCAG ttgtgtttGAAACACAGAACCCACCAAAGAAGAGACCAGAGAATG CTCTGCTGCTGGTCGCTGTCATTGGTTTGGGGTTAATGGTCGTCCTGATCGCTCTAGTCTGTATTTTCCTCACCAGCATGAagagcagaaagaggaggagacaCAGATATGCag CAAAAAGACAAGAAGAGACAGAGCTGCAGCTGTGGATGACATATAACTCCCAGActg AGTATGAGGTGTTTAAGCGTCCGTCCCTGCAGGATGATACCATCCACTACGCCTCTCTGAGTCGACAGATCTGGAGCCAGAGACCCAGCTGGTCTCCACCAGATCAGAGCAGCAGTAATGTTATTTATTCCTCGGTCATCACCAGACCTGCAGCCAAACACGCTTTCTCCTGA
- the LOC102225894 gene encoding uncharacterized protein LOC102225894, which translates to MDILQKRLWSFVFLQGILIGNLVDSSALPSTANPVPVMTLVGSQVVLPCSWKDSQKEMAESGCHIQWMSPPYTVFEQLGEDKWQAAEYEGRVEVPLEKLNSGDCSLIIKDVQIGDTGRYESFIVVDGVRSQKSRVFIQSVKLSVTDHKSRKDLYPGDDLVLELYTPHSFAVVFQSRDSSEWVNLWKRGDENNERMEKHHQLEQLTIKNLQYSDEGIYKVLDEGDLSVSTMQLYITEKSPSSRIQEKQEQILTDAAATSSCSALLLSVLLSCYQILLLH; encoded by the exons atggaCATTCTCCAGAAGCGACTCTG GTCTTTCGTGTTTCTACAAGGTATACTTATTGGAAATTTAGTTG ATTCTTCAGCTCTGCCCTCCACTGCTAACCCAGTGCCTGTCATGACCCTGGTGGGGAGCCAGGTGGTCCTTCCCTGCAGCTGGAAGGACTCCCAGAAAGAAATGGCAGAGTCCGGCTGCCACATCCAGTGGATGTCTCCGCCATACACCGTGTTCGAACAACTTGGAGAAGACAAGTGGCAGGCGGCGGAGTACGAGGGCCGGGTGGAAGTGCCTCTGGAGAAACTCAACTCCGGGGATTGTTCCCTGATCATCAAGGACGTTCAAATCGGAGACACGGGGAGATACGAGAGCTTCATAGTGGTGGATGGCGTGAGGTCCCAAAAGAGCAGAGTTTTCATTCAGAGTGTCAAATTGTCTGTGACAG ACCACAAATCCCGGAAGGATCTTTACCCAGGGGACGACCTGGTTTTGGAGCTGTACACCCCCCACTCATTTGCAGTGGTCTTCCAGAGCAG GGACAGTTCAGAATGGGTGAACTTGTGGAAGAGAGGGGATGAAAACAATGAACGCATGGAAAAACATCATCAGCTTGAACAATTAACGATAAAGAATCTTCAATACTCTGATGAAGGAATATACAAAGTTTTGGATGAGGGCGACCTCTCTGTCAGCACCATGCAGCTGTACATAACGG aaaAATCCCCGTCATCGAGAATCCAAGAAAAGCAGGAACAAATTCTGACAG ATGCTGCAGCTACAAGCAGCTGTTCAGCTCTTCTCTTGTCTGTTCTGCTCTCGTGTTACcaaattcttcttcttcactga
- the vps52 gene encoding vacuolar protein sorting-associated protein 52 homolog — MAEGVPAGIIEADVNITGNQTQIAMAYLQDEKTDGDITNLNLGELDLTTDEFILDEVDTHIQANLEDDLVKEALKTGVDLRQYSKQVEAELQRIEQASIKDYIKESQNIALLHNQITACDSILERMEGMLSGFQSDLSSISSEIQTLQQQSVSMNVRLKNRQAVRSHLSQLVDELVVPGVMISTILESPVTEQEFLEQLHELNTKINFAKELSFRETLACSDIQDIVDRLKLKAVSKIREFILQKIYSFRKPMTNYQIPQNTLLKYRFFYQFLLANERTVAKEIRDEYVDTMSKIYYSYFKSYSGRLLKVQYEEVADKDDLMGVEDTAKKGFFSKPSLKSRNTIFTLGQRGAILSPAELEGPILVPHTAQRGDSRYPYETLFRSQHYALLDNSCREYLFLCDFFMVTGNSALDLFNCIMGKTLSMFMKSMSTYVSDCYDSIAIFLCIHIILRFRAITAKRTIPALDKYWDTVLELLWPRFELILEMNIQSIRNTDPQKLGVLDTRPHYITRRYAEFSSAIVSINQTFPNERTNTLLGQLQVEVENFVLKMAAEFPSRRDQLIFLINNYDMMLSVLMERAADDSKEVESFQQLLLARTQEFIEEILSPPFGGMIAFVKEAEALMEKGQLDRLKNEEARITQLVRGFSSTWKQSVESMSQDVMRSFTNFKNGTSIIQGALTQLIQYYHGFHKVLNQPTFRSLAVRSELINLHHLMVEVKKHKPNF, encoded by the exons ATGGCGGAGGGAGTACCTGCTGGTATTATTGAAGCCGACGTAAACATAACTGGAAACCAAACACAAATCGCCATGGCGTATCTACAGGACGAG aAAACTGATGGAGACATCACTAACCTTAACTTGGGAGAACTGGACCTGACCACTGATGAGTTTATCTTGGACGAAGTGGACA ctcaTATTCAGGCAAACTTGGAAGATGATCTTGTGAAAGAAGCTCTTAAAACG GGTGTTGACCTACGTCAGTACTCTAAGCAGGTGGAGGCGGAGCTGCAGAGGATCGAACAGGCCTCCATCAAAGATT ACATTAAGGAAAGTCAAAACATTGCTCTTCTGCACAACCAGATTACTGCGTGTGACTCCATACTGGAG cGAATGGAGGGTATGCTGAGTGGCTTTCAGAGTGACCTTTCCTCCATCAGCAGTGAGATCCAGACCCTGcagcagcagtcagtcagtATGAACGTCCGATTGAAGAACAGGCAGGCCGTACGCAGCCACCTCAGCCAGCTGGTGGACGAGCTAGTGGTGCCCGGAGTCATGATCTC CACCATCCTGGAAAGTCCAGTGACGGAGCAGGAATTTCTTGAGCAGCTCCATGAGCTCAACACAAAGATCAACTTTGCCAAAGAGCTGAGCTTCAGAGAAACTTTGGCCTGCTCTGACATCCAGGACATTGTTGATCGCCTCAAACTCAAG GCAGTCTCAAAGATCAGAGAGTTTATTCTTCAGAAGATCTACTCCTTCAGGAAACCAATGACAAACTATCAGATCCCACAAAATACTCTGCTGAAATACAG atttttttatcagtttctttTGGCTAATGAAAGAACCGTTGCCAAGGAGATCAGGGACGAGTATGTGGACACTATGAGCAAGATTTACTACAGTTACTTCAAGTCCTACAGTGGCCGGCTCCTCAAAGTGCAG TATGAGGAGGTAGCAGACAAAGATGACCTGATGGGAGTGGAAGATACAGCTAAGAAAG gttttttcTCCAAACCGTCTTTAAAGAGCAGGAACACCATTTTCACTTTGGGCCAGAGGGGGGCAATATTGAGTCCAGCAGAGCTGGAGGGTCCCATCCTGGTTCCACATACAGCTCAGAGAGGGGACAGCAGG TATCCGTATGAGACGTTGTTCCGCAGCCAGCACTATGCCCTGCTGGACAACAGCTGCAGAGAATACCTCTTCTTGTGTGACTTTTTCATGGTGACTGGAAACTCGGCCCTCGACCTTTTCAACTGCATCATGGGGAAAACTCTCAGCATGTTCATG AAGAGCATGTCCACCTACGTGTCAGACTGCTACGACAGCATCGCTATCTTTCTCTGCATCCATATCATCCTCAGATTCAGAGCCATCACAGCGAAGAGGACCATCCCTGCTCTTGACAA GTACTGGGACACcgtgttggagctgctgtggccGAGGTTTGAACTCATTCTGGAGATGAATATCCAGAGCATCAGAAACACGGACCCTCAGAAACTGGGAGTGCTGGACACCAGACCACACTAC ATCACTCGGCGATATGCAGAATTTTCCTCCGCCATTGTGAGCATCAATCAAACATTTCCTAATGAGAGGACCAACACTCTGCTGGGCCAGCtgcag gTTGAGGTTGAAAACTTTGTGCTGAAGATGGCGGCAGAATTTCCCTCCAGGAGAGATCAGCTGATCTTCCTCATCAACAACTACGACATGATGCTCAGTGTCCTGATG GAGAGGGCAGCAGATGACAGTAAAGAGGTGGAAAGTTTTCAACAGTTGCTCCTTGCTAGAACGCAg GAGTTTATCGAGGAGATTCTGTCTCCTCCCTTTGGGGGGATGATTGCCTTCGTGAAGGAGGCTGAGGCACTGATGGAGAAAGGGCAGCTAGATCGACTGAAGAATGAGGAAG CTCGGATCACTCAGCTGGTCCGAGGGTTTTCCAGCACCTGGAAGCAGTCAGTGGAGTCAATGAGTCAAGATGTCATGAGGTCCTTCACTAACTTTAAAAATGGAACCAGCATCATACAG GGCGCTCTGACTCAACTCATCCAATACTACCACGGCTTTCATAAGGTTCTGAACCAGCCGACGTTCCGCAGCCTGGCCGTCCGCTCAGAGCTCATCAACCTCCACCATCTCATGGTCGAGGTGAAGAAGCACAAACCCAATTTTTAA
- the LOC111610390 gene encoding uncharacterized protein LOC111610390, with product MPDIKLFLEALSALSGCNVEATTGSSQLTSQDFVNIVALREFYKQEGFKELEYPSLGTLSLQDLENQDMYSAPPALTHEPVASIKPTVRINTQDFFHPEYDYDFTNIKDGDKVFTRGNEKYIRPCGWKRTALRVLKKYEDGDSWLGTGKDAWPVSYHGHNMDGSLGIIITHDGPPDNEPNFLDAGAAALQNPDTRGRGVYSTPDIKMAEKYCTTFKYSVDGKMYKVVLQNRINPQKRKSCQREGIWLVYIPEGSTNVQEKVIIEDSLRPYGLLIKQV from the exons ATGCCAGACATAAAGCTTTTCCTGGAGGCCCTGTCAGCTCTCTCCGGCTGTAACGTCGAGGCAACAACTGGATCCTCGCAGCTCACATCGCAGGATTTTGTCAACATTGTAGCCCTTAGAGAGTTTTACAAGCAGGAGGGATTCAAAGAACTGGAGTACCCGAGCTTGGGAACTTTATCCTTGCAGGACTTGGAAAATCAGGACATGTACAGCGCCCCACCAGCATTGACCCATGAACCTGTGGCAAGCATTAAACCAACCGTTAGAATCAATACCCAAGACTTCTTCCATCCGGAGTATGACTACGATTTCACCAACATAAAG GATGGTGATAAGGTATTTACGCGTGGAAATGAGAAGTACATTCGCCCCTGTGGATGGAAACGGACCGCTCTGCGTGTCCTAAAGAAGTATGAAGATGGGGACAGTTGGCTGGGGACAGGAAAGGACGCCTGGCCAGTCTCCTACCACGGCCACAACATGGACGGCTCCCTTGGCATCATCATCACCCATGATGGCCCACCAGACAACGAGCCAAACTTTCTGGATGCCGGAGCCGCTGCTTTGCAAAACCCCGACACCAGAGGCAGGGGTGTGTACTCAACCCCAGACATCAAGATGGCAGAGAAGTACTGCACGACATTCAAGTACAGTGTGGATGGGAAGATGTACAAAGTAGTTCTTCAGAACCGTATCAACCCTCAAAAAAGGAAGAGCTGCCAGAGAGAGGGCATCTGGTTGGTGTACATCCCGGAAGGCAGCACCAACGTGCAGGAGAAAGTCATTATTGAGGATTCCCTTCGTCCATATGGACTCCTGATAAAGCAGGTGTGA